The Chryseobacterium nakagawai genome has a segment encoding these proteins:
- a CDS encoding winged helix-turn-helix transcriptional regulator, with the protein MYTIDNKSYPCCTSVTMRFIGGKWKAVILHHLISGAKRYNELRKDIPTITERTLSLQLKQLEEDNIINRKVYTEKPPLMVEYTLTEFGKTLLPVLEAITRWGIDAPGNSKKIIKN; encoded by the coding sequence ATGTATACAATAGATAACAAATCTTACCCTTGCTGTACGAGTGTAACCATGCGGTTTATAGGCGGAAAATGGAAGGCTGTAATTTTACACCATCTTATTAGTGGTGCTAAAAGATATAACGAACTGCGAAAAGATATTCCAACAATTACGGAAAGAACACTGAGTCTTCAACTCAAACAACTGGAGGAGGATAACATTATTAATAGAAAAGTATACACAGAGAAACCGCCTTTGATGGTGGAATATACTTTAACAGAATTTGGAAAGACATTACTGCCTGTTCTCGAAGCAATTACCCGATGGGGAATAGATGCTCCTGGGAATTCAAAAAAAATAATCAAGAACTAA
- a CDS encoding nitroreductase family protein gives MNFLDKMKTRYTVKKYNPQGNISEEQISQLKEILNLSPSSINSQPWNFIFVNRGELKSQLAEVSFINKEKVIDCSHLIIFQVLKNPEDFEKQIEENLPEGSVNYYKNRVKPKGDAFVKSWLGHQVYLSLGILLSACADMGIDSTPMEGIEPELYDEILKNDKYETLFAVAIGEKLDTDANQPQFNPKSRLNAEKVILEA, from the coding sequence ATGAACTTTTTAGACAAAATGAAAACAAGGTATACTGTAAAAAAGTATAATCCACAAGGCAATATCAGTGAAGAACAGATCTCTCAACTGAAAGAAATCCTGAATTTAAGTCCATCTTCCATCAACAGCCAGCCATGGAATTTTATCTTTGTAAATCGTGGCGAGCTGAAATCACAGCTAGCAGAGGTTTCTTTTATTAATAAAGAAAAAGTAATCGACTGCAGCCATCTGATTATTTTCCAGGTTCTTAAAAATCCTGAAGATTTTGAAAAGCAAATTGAAGAAAACCTGCCTGAAGGATCTGTAAATTATTACAAAAACAGAGTAAAGCCTAAAGGAGATGCTTTTGTTAAATCCTGGTTAGGGCATCAGGTATATTTATCATTAGGAATACTCCTTTCAGCTTGTGCAGATATGGGAATTGATTCAACACCGATGGAAGGAATAGAACCTGAGCTCTATGACGAGATCCTGAAGAATGATAAATATGAAACATTATTTGCCGTTGCAATCGGGGAAAAGCTGGATACGGATGCCAACCAACCTCAATTCAATCCAAAATCAAGATTAAACGCTGAGAAAGTGATCCTGGAAGCATAA
- a CDS encoding DUF3822 family protein, with protein MNVLNLLFTKDGLIYQIVKNKNILEEKSYFVTEETPANLIEEKLDEVLLKQRFDEIQVISALNHFTLMPEGFSDHDAGFDLISFNAPADREKEELMLSINKKFNIQFYYTFPKHYYKKIKELAIPVHFNFSGEKFLSSIHNKNNKEIHINLYHNQCEFFAIDNKKIILYNNLDVNSEVDFLYFIMFTLSKIGFGINETSFFAYGETTENETFISELQKFVKNLKIVFDNIPNKNFILN; from the coding sequence ATGAACGTACTTAATTTACTTTTTACCAAAGACGGATTGATTTATCAGATTGTTAAAAACAAAAACATTCTGGAGGAGAAATCTTATTTCGTTACAGAAGAAACGCCCGCGAACCTTATAGAGGAAAAGTTGGATGAAGTTCTTCTCAAACAGCGTTTTGATGAAATTCAGGTCATTTCTGCACTGAATCATTTTACATTGATGCCGGAAGGTTTCTCTGACCATGATGCCGGGTTTGATCTGATCTCATTTAACGCTCCTGCTGATAGAGAGAAAGAAGAGCTGATGCTTTCCATCAACAAAAAATTCAACATTCAGTTTTATTACACTTTTCCTAAACACTATTATAAAAAAATAAAGGAGCTGGCGATACCGGTACATTTTAATTTTTCAGGGGAAAAGTTTTTAAGCTCCATTCACAATAAGAATAATAAAGAGATCCATATCAACCTTTATCACAATCAGTGTGAATTTTTTGCCATTGATAATAAGAAGATCATCCTTTACAACAATCTGGATGTGAATTCTGAGGTAGATTTCCTTTATTTTATCATGTTTACATTAAGTAAAATAGGTTTCGGAATTAATGAGACCAGCTTTTTCGCTTATGGTGAAACTACAGAAAATGAAACGTTTATTTCCGAACTTCAGAAGTTTGTCAAAAACCTGAAGATCGTTTTTGACAATATTCCTAATAAAAATTTTATACTAAATTAG
- a CDS encoding RsmD family RNA methyltransferase, with amino-acid sequence MFRIISGKWKAKKIAAPKNFDVRPTTDFAKEALFSILENKYDMQSISVLDLFAGIGSITFEFASRGCKDVTSVEMNPKHTAFINSTASELDMALQINVQRGDVFDWLKKFRNKRSFEIVFSDAPFEMEEKKYYELISLVLNNKFLKENGVLIVEHQSRMKLEHPNLVDTRKYGNVSFSFFDPNKEDNQEL; translated from the coding sequence ATGTTCAGAATAATATCAGGCAAATGGAAAGCCAAAAAAATTGCCGCCCCTAAAAACTTTGATGTAAGGCCTACCACTGATTTTGCGAAAGAAGCATTATTCAGTATTTTGGAAAATAAGTACGATATGCAGTCGATTTCTGTATTGGATCTTTTCGCAGGAATCGGTTCTATCACCTTTGAATTTGCTTCCAGAGGGTGCAAGGACGTAACTTCAGTAGAAATGAATCCAAAGCACACTGCATTTATCAATTCTACTGCTTCTGAACTTGACATGGCTCTTCAGATCAATGTACAGAGAGGAGATGTGTTTGATTGGCTTAAAAAATTCAGAAATAAAAGGTCCTTCGAAATTGTTTTTTCTGATGCACCTTTTGAAATGGAAGAGAAAAAATACTACGAATTAATTTCTTTAGTCCTGAATAATAAGTTCTTGAAAGAAAATGGAGTTCTCATCGTAGAGCATCAAAGCCGAATGAAACTGGAGCATCCTAATTTAGTAGATACCAGAAAATACGGAAACGTGAGTTTCAGTTTTTTTGATCCAAATAAAGAAGATAATCAGGAACTTTAG